The proteins below come from a single Eucalyptus grandis isolate ANBG69807.140 chromosome 3, ASM1654582v1, whole genome shotgun sequence genomic window:
- the LOC104417069 gene encoding topless-related protein 4 isoform X2, with the protein MDFHPVQQILLLVGTNTGNVMVWEVGSGARIALRKFKVWDLGTCSMALQASLANDYTTSINRVMWSPDGILFGVAYSKHMVHIYSYHGGDDIRNHLELEAHVGSVNDLAFSYPNGQLCVVTCGEDRLIKVWDAVTGAKQQTFEGHEAPVYSICPHNRENIQFIFSTATDGKIKAWFYDNVGSRVDWDAPGHSFTKMACSADGIRLFSCGTNKEGESYLVEWNESEGAIKRTYHGLGKRSGGFVQFDTAKNRFLAAGDESMVKFWDMDNNNILTSTDADGGLPASPCIRFNKEGILLAVSTSDNSIKILANADGIRLLRTMDNWPFDASRITLGPLMKDSESMADVKPRIADESGDKSRIWKLTEINEPLQCRSIRLPDNSTATRVSRLIYTNSGLAILALSSNAVHKLWKWQRSDRNLTGRATTSVVPQLWQPPSGILMTNDISDTNPEDAVPCFALSKNDSYLISASGGKISLFNMMTFKTMTTFMPPPPAATFLAFHPQDNNIIAIGMEDSSIQIYNVQVDEVKTILRGHQKRITGLAFSNELDVLVSSSTDSQLCVWSTDGWEKQIHLLVVHETQIATYEAPNLECLQQVSREACGPITDATYSCDGQSVYVSFEDGSISVLTASTLRLRCRVNPAAYIFPNPSLRIYPLVIAAHPFEPNQFALGLTDGNVHVLEPLECEGEWGASPPVEDCVGPSTTSGTTNSNQLPSPTANEASLAQIWAMQLRPRQQWPPPCDLGTATIKNERKKRRC; encoded by the exons ATGGATTTCCATCCAGTGCAACAAATTCTGCTGCTCG TGGGAACAAATACGGGCAATGTTATGGTATGGGAAGTAGGCAGCGGTGCGAGGATTGCTTTGAGAAAATTCAAGGTTTGGGATTTGGGAACATGTTCAATGGCGTTGCAG GCTTCTCTGGCCAATGACTATACAACATCCATTAACCGTGTAATGTGGAGTCCTGATGGAATCCTTTTTG GTGTTGCTTATTCCAAGCACATGGTGCACATATACTCATATCATGGTGGTGATGACATAAGGAACCATCTAGAG CTCGAGGCTCATGTTGGAAGTGTTAATGATCTTGCCTTTTCATATCCAAACGGACAATTATGTGTTGTGACCTGTGGAGAGGACAGGTTGATCAAG GTATGGGATGCAGTGACTGGGGCTAAACAACAGACTTTTGAGGGTCACGAAGCACCTGTATATTCCATTTGTCCACACAACAGAGAAAATATTCAG TTCATCTTCTCAACAGCAACGGATGGGAAAATTAAGGCTTGGTTTTATGACAACGTGGGGTCAAGAGTTGATTGGGATGCACCAGGTCACTCTTTTACCAAGATGGCATGCAGTGCTGATGGAATAAG GTTGTTCTCATGTGGAACCAATAAAGAAGGAGagtcatacttggttgaatggAATGAAAGTGAAGGGGCTATCAAGCGTACCTATCATGGACTTGGAAAGAGATCTGGTGGGTTTGTGCAATTTGATACCGCTAAAAACAGATTTTTGGCTGCTGGAGACGAGTCCATGGTCAAATTTTGGGATATGGACAATAACAATATTTTGACAAGTACTGATGCTGACGGTGGATTGCCG GCTTCACCTTGTATTAGATTTAACAAGGAAGGAATTCTATTAGCAGTCTCAACAAGTGACAATAGTATCAAAATTTTAGCAAATGCTGATGGGATTAGGCTGCTAAGGACAATGGACAATTGGCCTTTTGATGCTTCTAGAATCACTCTGGGACCTCTTATGAAG GACAGTGAGAGCATGGCCGATGTGAAGCCCAGAATTGCTGATGAGTCAGGAGACAAATCACGAATTTGGAAACTGACAGAAATCAATGAACCATTACAATGCCGGTCCATAAGGCTGCCTGATAACTCTACGGCTACGAGG GTCTCGAGATTAATCTATACAAACTCAGGTCTTGCCATTCTGGCTTTATCATCGAATGCTGTACACAAGCTCTGGAAATGGCAAAGAAGTGATCGGAACTTAACAGGCAGG GCTACAACTAGCGTAGTACCACAGTTATGGCAACCTCCTAGTGGGATTTTGATGACCAATGACATAAGTGATACAAATCCTGAAGACGCAGTTCCGTGCTTTGCACTGTCAAAGAATGATTCTTATCTAATATCAGCATCAGGGGGGAAGATCTCTTTGTTCAATATGATGACTTTTAAG ACAATGACAACATTTATGCCCCCACCACCAGCAGCAACATTTCTAGCGTTCCATCCTCAAGACAATAACATTATTGCAATAGGAATGGAGGACTCCTCTATTCAAATTTACAATGTTCAAGTTGATGAG GTCAAGACAATACTAAGAGGACATCAGAAAAGAATAACAGGCCTTGCCTTCTCTAATGAATTAGATGTTCTAGTGTCTTCTAGCACTGACTCTCAG TTGTGTGTGTGGAGCACTGATGGATGGGAGAAGCAG ATACATCTACTAGTGGTTCATGAAACACAAATCGCCACATATGAAGCTCCCAATCTAGAATGCCTCCAGCAG GTTTCTCGAGAAGCTTGTGGTCCAATCACAGATGCTACATATTCATGCGATGGCCAATCAGTTTATGTGAGCTTTGAAGATGGAAGCATCAGTGTTCTTACTGCTTCAACACTCAGATTGAGATGTCGTGTGAATCCTGCCGCTTATATCTTTCCAAACCCCAG CTTGAGAATCTACCCACTAGTCATTGCAGCACATCCATTCGAACCTAACCAGTTTGCACTAGGGCTTACTGATGGCAATGTCCATGTGCTTGAGCCATTGGAATGTGAAGGAGAGTGGGGTGCTTCTCCTCCCGTTGAAGATTGTGTTGGGCCTAGCACGACCTCTGGCACCACCAACTCAAATCAACTACCTTCGCCCACGGCCAATGAGGCtagccttgcccagatctgggcaatGCAGCTTCGCCCACGGCAACAATGGCCACCACCATGTGATCTAGGCACGGCcacaattaaaaatgaaagaaagaaaagaaggtgCTGA
- the LOC104417069 gene encoding topless-related protein 4 isoform X1, translating to MDFHPVQQILLLVGTNTGNVMVWEVGSGARIALRKFKASLANDYTTSINRVMWSPDGILFGVAYSKHMVHIYSYHGGDDIRNHLELEAHVGSVNDLAFSYPNGQLCVVTCGEDRLIKVWDAVTGAKQQTFEGHEAPVYSICPHNRENIQFIFSTATDGKIKAWFYDNVGSRVDWDAPGHSFTKMACSADGIRLFSCGTNKEGESYLVEWNESEGAIKRTYHGLGKRSGGFVQFDTAKNRFLAAGDESMVKFWDMDNNNILTSTDADGGLPASPCIRFNKEGILLAVSTSDNSIKILANADGIRLLRTMDNWPFDASRITLGPLMKDSESMADVKPRIADESGDKSRIWKLTEINEPLQCRSIRLPDNSTATRVSRLIYTNSGLAILALSSNAVHKLWKWQRSDRNLTGRATTSVVPQLWQPPSGILMTNDISDTNPEDAVPCFALSKNDSYLISASGGKISLFNMMTFKTMTTFMPPPPAATFLAFHPQDNNIIAIGMEDSSIQIYNVQVDEVKTILRGHQKRITGLAFSNELDVLVSSSTDSQLCVWSTDGWEKQVSRFLRMPTGQGTTPLTDTRVQFHVDQIHLLVVHETQIATYEAPNLECLQQVSREACGPITDATYSCDGQSVYVSFEDGSISVLTASTLRLRCRVNPAAYIFPNPSLRIYPLVIAAHPFEPNQFALGLTDGNVHVLEPLECEGEWGASPPVEDCVGPSTTSGTTNSNQLPSPTANEASLAQIWAMQLRPRQQWPPPCDLGTATIKNERKKRRC from the exons ATGGATTTCCATCCAGTGCAACAAATTCTGCTGCTCG TGGGAACAAATACGGGCAATGTTATGGTATGGGAAGTAGGCAGCGGTGCGAGGATTGCTTTGAGAAAATTCAAG GCTTCTCTGGCCAATGACTATACAACATCCATTAACCGTGTAATGTGGAGTCCTGATGGAATCCTTTTTG GTGTTGCTTATTCCAAGCACATGGTGCACATATACTCATATCATGGTGGTGATGACATAAGGAACCATCTAGAG CTCGAGGCTCATGTTGGAAGTGTTAATGATCTTGCCTTTTCATATCCAAACGGACAATTATGTGTTGTGACCTGTGGAGAGGACAGGTTGATCAAG GTATGGGATGCAGTGACTGGGGCTAAACAACAGACTTTTGAGGGTCACGAAGCACCTGTATATTCCATTTGTCCACACAACAGAGAAAATATTCAG TTCATCTTCTCAACAGCAACGGATGGGAAAATTAAGGCTTGGTTTTATGACAACGTGGGGTCAAGAGTTGATTGGGATGCACCAGGTCACTCTTTTACCAAGATGGCATGCAGTGCTGATGGAATAAG GTTGTTCTCATGTGGAACCAATAAAGAAGGAGagtcatacttggttgaatggAATGAAAGTGAAGGGGCTATCAAGCGTACCTATCATGGACTTGGAAAGAGATCTGGTGGGTTTGTGCAATTTGATACCGCTAAAAACAGATTTTTGGCTGCTGGAGACGAGTCCATGGTCAAATTTTGGGATATGGACAATAACAATATTTTGACAAGTACTGATGCTGACGGTGGATTGCCG GCTTCACCTTGTATTAGATTTAACAAGGAAGGAATTCTATTAGCAGTCTCAACAAGTGACAATAGTATCAAAATTTTAGCAAATGCTGATGGGATTAGGCTGCTAAGGACAATGGACAATTGGCCTTTTGATGCTTCTAGAATCACTCTGGGACCTCTTATGAAG GACAGTGAGAGCATGGCCGATGTGAAGCCCAGAATTGCTGATGAGTCAGGAGACAAATCACGAATTTGGAAACTGACAGAAATCAATGAACCATTACAATGCCGGTCCATAAGGCTGCCTGATAACTCTACGGCTACGAGG GTCTCGAGATTAATCTATACAAACTCAGGTCTTGCCATTCTGGCTTTATCATCGAATGCTGTACACAAGCTCTGGAAATGGCAAAGAAGTGATCGGAACTTAACAGGCAGG GCTACAACTAGCGTAGTACCACAGTTATGGCAACCTCCTAGTGGGATTTTGATGACCAATGACATAAGTGATACAAATCCTGAAGACGCAGTTCCGTGCTTTGCACTGTCAAAGAATGATTCTTATCTAATATCAGCATCAGGGGGGAAGATCTCTTTGTTCAATATGATGACTTTTAAG ACAATGACAACATTTATGCCCCCACCACCAGCAGCAACATTTCTAGCGTTCCATCCTCAAGACAATAACATTATTGCAATAGGAATGGAGGACTCCTCTATTCAAATTTACAATGTTCAAGTTGATGAG GTCAAGACAATACTAAGAGGACATCAGAAAAGAATAACAGGCCTTGCCTTCTCTAATGAATTAGATGTTCTAGTGTCTTCTAGCACTGACTCTCAG TTGTGTGTGTGGAGCACTGATGGATGGGAGAAGCAGGTCAGTAGGTTTCTGCGGATGCCGACTGGACAAGGTACAACTCCTCTTACTGATACTCGTGTTCAATTTCACGTGGATCAGATACATCTACTAGTGGTTCATGAAACACAAATCGCCACATATGAAGCTCCCAATCTAGAATGCCTCCAGCAG GTTTCTCGAGAAGCTTGTGGTCCAATCACAGATGCTACATATTCATGCGATGGCCAATCAGTTTATGTGAGCTTTGAAGATGGAAGCATCAGTGTTCTTACTGCTTCAACACTCAGATTGAGATGTCGTGTGAATCCTGCCGCTTATATCTTTCCAAACCCCAG CTTGAGAATCTACCCACTAGTCATTGCAGCACATCCATTCGAACCTAACCAGTTTGCACTAGGGCTTACTGATGGCAATGTCCATGTGCTTGAGCCATTGGAATGTGAAGGAGAGTGGGGTGCTTCTCCTCCCGTTGAAGATTGTGTTGGGCCTAGCACGACCTCTGGCACCACCAACTCAAATCAACTACCTTCGCCCACGGCCAATGAGGCtagccttgcccagatctgggcaatGCAGCTTCGCCCACGGCAACAATGGCCACCACCATGTGATCTAGGCACGGCcacaattaaaaatgaaagaaagaaaagaaggtgCTGA